In Hydra vulgaris chromosome 06, alternate assembly HydraT2T_AEP, a genomic segment contains:
- the LOC136081505 gene encoding uncharacterized protein LOC136081505, producing MTAGMDNALQTCKDLASLTHQSTVAAELLESESDAQGINFRKLRQSVDTRCNSELDCMASVLHLKSAIISLCANEYIFSSKTISASQWKSIEGAVEILAPLKEATETWLAESIPTINTITDSLYLIHDKIDQFIKMDGKNGYGVLYAKNLKSCIEKRFPLCHTGNLLSAAANYLISALKGLQLKLFKKFQTTEEWLALQVKENVECQPVARVFSADLSPNSKLMRKLNVRLETQEPTSELNTILSKMCQYEYLPDAKKDFPILDWWKLYSNTWPELSSLARQILAIPASSIKSERVFNSSGNVVRLSRHNLHPEKVE from the coding sequence ATGACTGCTGGAATGGATAATGCTTTGCAAACATGCAAAGATTTGGCTTCTTTAACTCACCAGTCAACAGTTGCAGCTGAGTTGCTTGAATCAGAATCAGACGCTCAAGGAATCAATTTTAGAAAGTTACGCCAATCTGTTGACACAAGATGTAATAGTGAACTGGATTGCATGGCTTCTGTCCTACATCTAAAGAGTGCAATTATCAGCTTATGTgcaaatgaatatattttttcttcaaagaCCATCAGTGCATCACAGTGGAAATCAATCGAGGGAGCAGTAGAAATTTTGGCACCACTTAAAGAAGCTACAGAAACGTGGTTGGCTGAGTCTATTCCAACAATTAACACGATCACCGATTCTCTTTATTTAATCCATGACAAAATtgatcaatttattaaaatggaTGGAAAAAATGGCTACGGTGTCTTGTAtgcaaaaaacttgaaaagcTGCATTGAGAAAAGATTTCCTCTTTGTCACACTGGAAACTTATTGAGTGCTGCAGCAAACTACTTAATTTCTGCTTTAAAGGGGCTTCAATTGAAGctcttcaaaaaatttcaaacaacagAAGAATGGTTAGCCTTACAGGTTAAGGAAAATGTTGAGTGCCAACCTGTTGCCAGAGTCTTTTCAGCAGATTTGTCCCCTAATTCGAAACTGATGCGCAAGTTAAACGTCAGACTTGAAACACAAGAGCCAACATCTGAACTGAATACTATTTTGAGCAAAATGTGCCAGTATGAATATCTCCCTGATGCCAAAAAAGACTTTCCGATTCTTGATTGGTGGAAATTGTATTCAAATACATGGCCAGAACTCTCTTCATTAGCTAGACAAATTTTAGCTATTCCAGCAAGTTCAATTAAATCAGAGAGAGTTTTTAACTCAAGTGGAAATGTCGTCCGATTATCCAGACACAACTTACACCcagaaaaagtagaataa